In one Oncorhynchus nerka isolate Pitt River linkage group LG7, Oner_Uvic_2.0, whole genome shotgun sequence genomic region, the following are encoded:
- the LOC135572329 gene encoding niq CART3-like, with product MDSIRVPAVFYLGVCLSVFSVDCQEQMSPDNILSSQEEQFPLGYVTRNLADVLEGLLEGGQQDNMIGLSVEKKASLIPRCDVGERCAMKHGPRIGRLCDCLRGTACNTFFLRCY from the exons atggacagcatcAGGGTCCCCGCAGTCTTCTACCtgggcgtctgtctgtctgtcttcagtgTTGATTGCCAGGAGCAGATGTCACCCGATAACATACTCTCTTCACAAGAGGAACAATTTCCACTGGGATATGTCACCAGAAATTTG GCTGATGTGCTCGAGGGGCTTCTAGAAGGCGGGCAGCAAGACAACATGATAGGTCTATCAGTGGAGAAGAAAGCAAGTCTCATTCCACGG TGTGATGTTGGAGAGCGGTGCGCTATGAAGCACGGGCCGCGCATCGGAAGGCTTTGTGACTGTCTGCGAGGCACCGCGTGCAACACATTCTTCCTGCGTTGTTACTGA